In Nicotiana tabacum cultivar K326 chromosome 2, ASM71507v2, whole genome shotgun sequence, the following proteins share a genomic window:
- the LOC142166406 gene encoding uncharacterized protein LOC142166406, translating into MRFGKKDKLSIRFIGPFKVLERVGEVAYKLALQPSLSGVQMVFHVSMLRKYYKDLSYVFHFSSVHLDNDLTYDEEPLAILDRQVQKLRSKDISSIKVQWRVQLVEEATWETEHDMRSK; encoded by the coding sequence atgaggtttgggaagaaggataAGTTGAGCAtaaggtttattggtccattcAAGGTTttggagagagttggtgaggtggcttataagcttgctttgcaACCCAGCTTGTCAGGAGTTCAaatggtgttccatgtttccatgcttcggaagtactaTAAGGATCTGTCATATGTGTTTCATTTCAGCTCGGTGCACTTGGacaatgatttgacttatgatgaggaGCCGTTGGcaattttggataggcaggttcaaaagctgaggtcaaaggatattTCATCGATTAAGGTTCAATGGAGAGTTCAACTGGtagaggaggcaacttgggagaccgagcatgatatgcggagCAAATAG